The following coding sequences are from one Mycobacterium bourgelatii window:
- the thiC gene encoding phosphomethylpyrimidine synthase ThiC, which yields MTDVLSETIDATVTTGPIAGSSKVYRDVPSVPGARVPFRRVHLSTGDHFDLYDTSGPYTDTNAVIDLTKGLPARPGLVRDRGTQLQRARAGEITAEMAFIAVREGMPAELVRDEVARGRAVIPANHNHPESEPMIIGKAFAVKVNANIGNSAVTSSIAEEVDKMVWATRWGADTIMDLSTGKNIHETREWILRNSPVPVGTVPIYQALEKVKGDPTALTWELYRDTVIEQCEQGVDYMTVHAGVLLRYVPLTAKRVTGIVSRGGSIMAAWCLAHHQESFLYTHFEELCEILARYDVTFSLGDGLRPGSIADANDAAQFAELRTLGELTKIAKSHGVQVMIEGPGHVPMHKIVENVRLEEELCEEAPFYTLGPLATDIAPAYDHITSAIGAAIIAQAGTAMLCYVTPKEHLGLPDRKDVKDGVIAYKIAAHAGDLAKGHPHAQDRDNALSQARFEFRWHDQFALSLDPDTAREYHDETLPAEPAKTAHFCSMCGPKFCSMRITQDVRDYAAKHGLETEEDVEAMLAEGMAEKSREFAEHGNRVYLPIAQP from the coding sequence ATGACCGACGTACTTTCCGAGACCATCGACGCCACGGTGACGACGGGGCCGATCGCGGGTAGCAGCAAGGTCTATCGCGACGTTCCGAGCGTGCCGGGTGCCAGGGTGCCCTTCCGCCGGGTGCACCTGTCCACCGGCGACCACTTCGACCTCTACGACACCTCCGGGCCCTACACCGACACCAACGCCGTGATCGATCTGACCAAGGGGTTGCCGGCGCGGCCCGGGTTGGTACGCGACCGGGGTACTCAGTTGCAGCGTGCCCGCGCCGGTGAGATCACCGCCGAGATGGCGTTCATCGCCGTCCGTGAAGGCATGCCGGCCGAGCTGGTGCGCGACGAGGTCGCCCGCGGCCGCGCGGTGATCCCCGCCAACCACAACCATCCCGAGAGCGAGCCGATGATCATCGGCAAGGCGTTCGCGGTGAAAGTCAATGCCAACATTGGCAATTCGGCGGTGACGTCCTCGATTGCCGAAGAGGTTGACAAGATGGTGTGGGCGACCCGCTGGGGCGCCGACACCATCATGGACCTTTCTACCGGCAAGAACATTCACGAAACCCGCGAGTGGATCCTGCGTAACTCGCCGGTGCCGGTGGGGACCGTGCCCATCTACCAGGCGCTGGAGAAGGTCAAGGGCGACCCGACCGCACTGACGTGGGAGCTGTACCGCGACACCGTAATTGAGCAATGCGAGCAGGGCGTGGACTACATGACCGTGCACGCCGGCGTGCTACTGCGCTACGTGCCCCTGACCGCCAAGCGAGTCACCGGCATCGTGTCCCGCGGCGGCTCGATCATGGCCGCCTGGTGTCTGGCGCATCACCAAGAGTCGTTCCTGTACACCCACTTCGAGGAACTGTGCGAGATCCTGGCGCGTTATGACGTCACCTTCTCCCTCGGCGACGGACTGCGGCCAGGCTCTATCGCCGACGCCAATGACGCCGCGCAGTTCGCCGAGCTGCGCACCCTGGGCGAGCTGACCAAGATCGCGAAATCCCATGGGGTGCAGGTGATGATCGAAGGCCCCGGGCACGTTCCGATGCATAAGATCGTCGAGAACGTGCGCCTGGAAGAGGAGCTGTGCGAGGAGGCCCCGTTCTACACGCTGGGCCCGCTGGCCACCGACATCGCACCGGCTTACGACCACATCACCTCGGCGATCGGTGCGGCCATCATCGCCCAGGCCGGCACCGCGATGCTGTGCTACGTGACTCCCAAGGAGCACCTCGGCCTGCCGGACCGCAAGGACGTCAAGGACGGCGTGATCGCCTACAAGATCGCCGCGCACGCCGGTGACTTGGCCAAGGGCCACCCGCATGCCCAGGATCGCGACAACGCGCTGTCGCAGGCGCGTTTCGAGTTCCGCTGGCACGACCAGTTCGCGCTGTCGCTGGATCCCGACACCGCGCGGGAGTACCACGATGAGACGCTGCCGGCCGAGCCCGCCAAGACCGCACATTTCTGCTCGATGTGCGGCCCGAAGTTCTGCTCGATGCGGATCACGCAAGACGTGCGCGACTACGCCGCGAAGCACGGCCTGGAAACCGAAGAGGACGTCGAGGCGATGCTCGCGGAGGGCATGGCGGAGAAGTCCCGTGAGTTCGCCGAGCACGGCAACCGGGTGTATCTGCCTATCGCCCAACCGTGA